Proteins from a genomic interval of Musa acuminata AAA Group cultivar baxijiao chromosome BXJ1-9, Cavendish_Baxijiao_AAA, whole genome shotgun sequence:
- the LOC135592621 gene encoding respiratory burst oxidase homolog protein F-like isoform X2 → MVALQESHSIFVKEDGGSLFWNADTAPTTPLSPVNSERMEILVHSNSTPLHLQTRVNTWSSPISHSSEADEELSPTLQVHVNCQNEPHCARFSSPYSLLSPVQSPPVDIKLNFKASPSCPRSNLDIQRSCFSPFLFVGASPSAPIEPQENGQTRLLPVHANETEFVEQDENGRLWWTEVDELHDERNSMGSHGAASDLTQPMGGRSPRLHLSTEPCLLPQIRFALETNGSNLQGEITVEEIEKAIMSSALMNKISLSHEEAEECAQLIVEELDAGHGAFESLKQEDNLAKTSAHTGWSPSRPTSSSGGLTMSRIDLFLRTHWRRAWVVLLWLAACMALFAWKFVQYRHRLAFDVMGYCLCTAKGAAETLKLNMALVLLPVCRNTMTWLRRSRRINSVVPFNDTINFHKLVAGGIVIGIILHGGTHLTCDFPRIANADRLVFRQTIAYCFQYRQPSYVQIVLTTEGATGIAMVVLMIVAFLLATRPSRRSPASLPRPIGRWAGFNAFWYSHHLLILVYVLLVIHSMFLFLTHDVTEKTTWMYIAIPVLIYAGERMFRTIRSEIYNVEVVKATIYPGKVLSLKLMKPAGFTFRSGMHIYVQCPEISRFEWHPFSLTSAPGDDHLGLHIRSLGDWSCQIYSLFQEALLSGKPDLPHVSIDGPYGAASQDHAKYKIILLVGLGIGATPFISILKDIANGLRRPPPPEDNVGDANGRRTGSGPEKAYFYWVTREQGSFEWFRDIMKEVSVLNKKQGLIEMHNYLTSVFEEGDKRSALVRAVQALHFMKSGVDIISKTPVRTKFARPNWSRVLSRLAGRHGGKRIGVFYCGPAALGRDLERLCHEMSIKTSTRFVFHKEHY, encoded by the exons atggTAGCACTCCAAGAGTCTCATTCGATCTTCGTGAAAGAAGACGGTGGTTCTTTGTTCTGGAATGCTGATACTGCTCCTACCACACCCTTGAGTCCTGTGAATTCTGAAAGGATGGAGATACTGGTTCACTCCAACAGCACTCCGCTGCATCTCCAAACCAGAGTTAACACCTGGTCTTCTCCAATCTCTCACTCCTCGGAGGCTGATGAGGAACTTTCTCCCACTCTTCAAGTGCATGTCAATTGCCAGAATGAGCCACATTGCGCTCGCTTCTCTTCTCCTTACAGCCTGCTCTCTCCAGTCCAAAGTCCGCCCGTGGATATCAAGCTCAACTTCAAAGCTAGTCCTTCCTGTCCTCGGAGCAACCTCGACATCCAACGCTCTTGCTTCTCTCCATTTCTCTTTGTCGGTGCCAGCCCCTCTGCTCCAATTGAGCCACAGGAGAATGGGCAGACGAGGCTGCTACCGGTCCATGCAAACGAGACAGAGTTCGTCGAACAGGACGAGAACGGAAGGTTGTGGTGGACGGAAGTGGACGAGCTGCATGATGAACGCA ATAGTATGGGAAGTCATGGAGCTGCAAGCGATCTCACGCAACCAATGGGCGGGAGAAGTCCCAGGCTCCACCTTTCCACCGAACCCTGTCTCCTTCCTCAGATTAGATTCGCCCTCGAAAC GAACGGGAGCAACCTGCAAGGGGAGATCACAGTAGAGGAGATCGAGAAG GCAATCATGTCGAGCGCACTGATGAACAAGATCTCCTTGTCCCACGAAGAGGCGGAAGAGTGTGCGCAGCTGATCGTCGAAGAGCTTGACGCCGGCCATGGAGCTTTCGAG TCGCTTAAACAAGAAGACAACTTGGCCAAGACTTCCGCGCACACAGGCTGGTCGCCATCGAGGCCGACGAGCTCTTCCGGCGGCCTGACCATGTCGCGGATCGACCTCTTCCTCCGAACGCACTGGAGAAGAGCTTGGGTGGTTCTGCTCTGGCTCGCCGCCTGCATGGCGCTGTTCGCTTGGAAATTCGTGCAGTACCGCCACCGGCTGGCCTTTGACGTCATGGGGTACTGCTTGTGCACCGCCAAGGGCGCTGCCGAGACGCTCAAGCTCAACATGGCCCTCGTTCTCCTCCCCGTGTGCCGTAACACCATGACGTGGCTTCGCAGAAGTCGTCGGATCAACTCGGTCGTACCTTTCAATGACACCATCAATTTCCACAAG CTGGTTGCAGGTGGGATAGTGATCGGCATCATCCTCCATGGCGGCACACACCTCACCTGTGACTTCCCTAGGATTGCCAACGCCGACAGATTGGTCTTCCGGCAAACCATCGCCTACTGCTTCCAGTATCGCCAGCCATCCTACGTGCAGATCGTGCTCACGACCGAGGGCGCCACCGGGATCGCCATGGTGGTCCTCATGATCGTTGCGTTCTTGCTCGCGACACGGCCATCGAGAAGGAGCCCGGCGTCGTTGCCGAGGCCGATCGGCCGGTGGGCGGGCTTCAATGCCTTCTGGTACTCGCACCACCTGTTGATCCTGGTCTACGTGCTGCTCGTAATACACTCCATGTTCCTGTTTCTGACACACGATGTGACCGAGAAGACG ACATGGATGTATATTGCGATCCCGGTCCTAATCTACGCCGGGGAGCGAATGTTTCGGACGATAAGATCAGAGATCTACAATGTCGAAGTCGTAAAA GCAACAATCTACCCCGGCAAGGTGTTGTCTTTGAAGCTGATGAAGCCTGCAGGATTCACATTTCGCAGTGGCATGCACATATATGTTCAGTGCCCTGAGATTTCCAGATTTGAATG GCATCCATTTTCTCTTACCTCTGCACCAGGAGATGATCATTTGGGCTTGCACATAAGATCGCTTGGAGACTGGAGCTGCCAAATCTACAGCCTTTTCCAAGAG GCATTGCTCTCCGGTAAGCCGGATCTGCCACACGTATCCATTGATGGCCCCTACGGCGCAGCTTCTCAGGACCACGCAAAGTACAAGATCatcttgctcgtcgggctcggcaTCGGCGCGACGCCATTCATCAGCATCCTCAAAGACATCGCCAATGGTCTGCGCAGGCCGCCGCCGCCAGAAGACAAT GTGGGAGATGCCAATGGTCGAAGGACCGGGAGCGGCCCCGAGAAAGCTTACTTCTACTGGGTCACGAGAGAGCAGGGCTCCTTCGAGTGGTTCAGGGACATCATGAAGGAGGTCTCAGTGTTGAACAAGAAGCAG GGGCTGATAGAAATGCACAACTACCTGACGAGTGTGTTCGAGGAAGGGGATAAGAGATCGGCGCTGGTGAGAGCAGTACAAGCCCTCCATTTCATGAAGAGTGGCGTAGACATCATCTCCAAGACGCCG GTGAGGACGAAGTTTGCCAGGCCAAATTGGTCCAGGGTCCTCTCTAGATTGGCTGGTAGACATGGAGGAAAGAGGATAG GGGTTTTCTACTGTGGACCAGCAGCTCTGGGAAGAGACTTGGAAAGATTGTGTCATGAGATGAGCATCAAGACCTCCACCAGATTTGTGTTCCACAAGGAACATTATTAG
- the LOC103997296 gene encoding uncharacterized protein LOC103997296 codes for MGSIFLLTLFRGCSRKPRSSARVADDALSEVALYLDDDILPVVFSYLPAKAFFRLQLVAKRFHELSKYPRFLLEQAGHNKSASGFFYRDGYGPYGFLLIDPYAGIPASFPDYFNYSDEVLASAGGLVLYQRKRYWDDEHGSLCVCNPARRTWRTLPSPPSQKFGKETRVSVAVKFVYDGDDMAEDYKLICLTEATDCILFQHCGVYDSAANAWTTDEEIDFGPRELEYDHPVVCGETVYWASDCVSYLRMPDPYVVAFDTTTKRTEIIPVPEGAVIDSDEDTIKVGMWDERLPCLIHYSVNAATFTLWMLRRKNEGSPQWVKSHEISSIPYARSFVLSHGSTGMLLVYSDGYNAYSYSFKDGESQKIGSSSRFFSKFIPYANTLRPCGKQEVFLEDLRRPLLPSLLPWVF; via the coding sequence ATGGGTTCCATCTTCCTCTTGACCCTCTTCCGAGGTTGCTCACGAAAGCCCAGAAGCAGCGCTCGCGTTGCCGACGATGCGCTTTCGGAGGTCGCCCTTTATCTCGACGACGAtatacttccggtggtcttctccTACCTCCCGGCGAAGGCTTTCTTTCGCCTGCAGCTCGTCGCCAAGCGCTTCCACGAGCTCTCCAAATATCCTCGCTTCCTCCTCGAGCAGGCGGGCCATAATAAGTCCGCATCTGGCTTCTTTTACCGGGACGGCTATGGTCCGTATGGCTTCCTCCTCATCGACCCTTACGCCGGAATCCCCGCCAGCTTCCCGGACTACTTCAATTACAGCGACGAGGTCCTCGCCTCAGCCGGAGGCCTCGTGCTCTATCAGAGGAAGCGGTACTGGGATGATGAGCACGGGAGCTTGTGCGTGTGCAACCCGGCCCGCCGGACATGGCGGACGCTTCCCTCCCCGCCGAGCCAAAAGTTCGGCAAGGAAACGCGCGTCAGCGTCGCCGTGAAATTTGTCTACGACGGCGATGACATGGCGGAGGACTACAAGCTGATCTGCCTCACTGAAGCCACCGACTGCATCTTGTTTCAGCACTGCGGCGTGTATGACTCGGCCGCCAATGCGTGGACGACGGACGAGGAGATCGACTTCGGGCCGAGGGAGTTAGAGTACGACCACCCGGTGGTCTGCGGTGAGACGGTGTACTGGGCGTCCGACTGCGTCAGCTACTTGAGAATGCCCGACCCCTACGTCGTCGCTTTCGACACGACGACGAAGCGCACGGAGATCATCCCGGTGCCGGAGGGAGCCGTCATCGACTCCGACGAAGACACGATCAAGGTGGGGATGTGGGACGAGAGACTGCCATGCCTGATCCATTATAGCGTGAATGCTGCCACCTTCACCCTGTGGATGCTAAGAAGGAAGAACGAAGGCTCGCCGCAGTGGGTGAAGTCGCACGAGATAAGCTCGATCCCTTACGCGCGATCCTTCGTGCTGAGCCATGGCTCGACGGGGATGCTACTGGTTTACAGCGACGGGTACAACGCGTACAGTTACAGCTTCAAGGACGGGGAGTCACAGAAGATAGGAAGCTCGTCCCGCTTCTTCAGCAAGTTCATTCCCTAcgctaatacgcttcggccatgcggcaAACAGGAGGTGTTCTTAGAAGACCTGAGAagacctcttcttccttctttgctTCCATGGGTTTTCTGA
- the LOC135592622 gene encoding ATP synthase subunit gamma, mitochondrial-like isoform X2, protein MAMAALRREGRRLLLSPVSYNSSVAARSAILSDELGPMGARSVSTQAVRNRMKSVKNIQKITKAMKMVAASKLRAVQVRTENSRGIWQPFTALLGDNPSVNVKKNVIVAITSDKGLCGGINSTSVKVSKALYKLTSGPEKETKYVVLGEKGKVQLVRDSKNSIEMNITELQKNPLNYTQVSVLADDILKNMEFDALRIIYNKFQSVVSFLPTVSTILSPETVEKESEAGGKLGSLDFYEIEGGDTKAEVLQNLAEFQFSCVLFNAVLENACSELGARMSAMDSSSRNAGEMLDRLTLTYNRTRQASITTELIEIISGASALTG, encoded by the exons ATGGCGATGGCGGCTCTCAGAAGGGAGGGGAGGCGGCTTCTCCTCTCCCCCGTCTCCTACAACTCCTCCGTCGCTGCCCGATCCGCGATTCTCTCTGA TGAGTTGGGGCCAATGGGGGCACGCTCAGTTTCTACTCAAGCAG TCAGAAATCGGATGAAGAGTGTTAAGAACATTCAAAAGATTACCAAGGCAATGAAAATGGTGGCAGCATCAAAGCTTCGAGCTGTTCAAGTCAGAACTGAGAACTCCCGTGGGATTTGGCAGCCATTTACTGCACTTCTTGGAGATAACCCAA GTGTGAATGTGAAGAAGAATGTTATTGTGGCTATTACATCTGACAAGGGGCTCTGCGGAGGCATCAACTCCACATCAGTCAAAGTCAGCAAGGCTCTCTATAAGTTGACTTCTG GTCCAGAAAAGGAAACTAAATATGTCGTATTGGGAGAGAAAGGGAAGGTTCAATTGGTGCGTGACTCAAAAAATAGCATTGAGATGAACATCACTGAGTTGCAAAAGAATCCTCTCAATTACACTCAG GTTTCTGTTCTTGCTGATGATATCTTGAAGAACATGGAGTTTGATGCTCTGAGGATTATTTATAACAAGTTCCAGTCTGTTGTGTCATTTCTGCCAACTGTTTCAACAATACTTTCCCCTGAG ACTGTGGAGAAAGAGTCGGAAGCGGGAGGGAAGCTTGGGAGTTTGGACTTCTATGAAATTGAAGGGGGTGACACCAAAGCTGAAGTGCTGCAGAATCTTGCAGAATTCCAATTTTCTTGT GTTCTATTTAATGCAGTCCTGGAAAATGCTTGTAGTGAGCTGGGAGCACGTATGTCAGCCATGGACAGCTCCAGTAGGAATGCTGGTGAAATGCTTGACCGTCTTACACTGACATACaacag GACTCGGCAAGCTTCAATTACTACAGAGCTGATAGAGATCATCTCAGGAGCTTCAGCTCTTACGGGTTAA
- the LOC135592622 gene encoding ATP synthase subunit gamma, mitochondrial-like isoform X1: protein MAMAALRREGRRLLLSPVSYNSSVAARSAILSDSELGPMGARSVSTQAVRNRMKSVKNIQKITKAMKMVAASKLRAVQVRTENSRGIWQPFTALLGDNPSVNVKKNVIVAITSDKGLCGGINSTSVKVSKALYKLTSGPEKETKYVVLGEKGKVQLVRDSKNSIEMNITELQKNPLNYTQVSVLADDILKNMEFDALRIIYNKFQSVVSFLPTVSTILSPETVEKESEAGGKLGSLDFYEIEGGDTKAEVLQNLAEFQFSCVLFNAVLENACSELGARMSAMDSSSRNAGEMLDRLTLTYNRTRQASITTELIEIISGASALTG, encoded by the exons ATGGCGATGGCGGCTCTCAGAAGGGAGGGGAGGCGGCTTCTCCTCTCCCCCGTCTCCTACAACTCCTCCGTCGCTGCCCGATCCGCGATTCTCTCTGA CAGTGAGTTGGGGCCAATGGGGGCACGCTCAGTTTCTACTCAAGCAG TCAGAAATCGGATGAAGAGTGTTAAGAACATTCAAAAGATTACCAAGGCAATGAAAATGGTGGCAGCATCAAAGCTTCGAGCTGTTCAAGTCAGAACTGAGAACTCCCGTGGGATTTGGCAGCCATTTACTGCACTTCTTGGAGATAACCCAA GTGTGAATGTGAAGAAGAATGTTATTGTGGCTATTACATCTGACAAGGGGCTCTGCGGAGGCATCAACTCCACATCAGTCAAAGTCAGCAAGGCTCTCTATAAGTTGACTTCTG GTCCAGAAAAGGAAACTAAATATGTCGTATTGGGAGAGAAAGGGAAGGTTCAATTGGTGCGTGACTCAAAAAATAGCATTGAGATGAACATCACTGAGTTGCAAAAGAATCCTCTCAATTACACTCAG GTTTCTGTTCTTGCTGATGATATCTTGAAGAACATGGAGTTTGATGCTCTGAGGATTATTTATAACAAGTTCCAGTCTGTTGTGTCATTTCTGCCAACTGTTTCAACAATACTTTCCCCTGAG ACTGTGGAGAAAGAGTCGGAAGCGGGAGGGAAGCTTGGGAGTTTGGACTTCTATGAAATTGAAGGGGGTGACACCAAAGCTGAAGTGCTGCAGAATCTTGCAGAATTCCAATTTTCTTGT GTTCTATTTAATGCAGTCCTGGAAAATGCTTGTAGTGAGCTGGGAGCACGTATGTCAGCCATGGACAGCTCCAGTAGGAATGCTGGTGAAATGCTTGACCGTCTTACACTGACATACaacag GACTCGGCAAGCTTCAATTACTACAGAGCTGATAGAGATCATCTCAGGAGCTTCAGCTCTTACGGGTTAA
- the LOC135592620 gene encoding glycine-rich RNA-binding protein 2, mitochondrial-like, protein MALASKLGNLLKQAVTSNPSLYQAIRCMSSSKVFVGGLSYGTDDQSLRESFTGFGEVVEARVIVDRDTGRSRGFGFVTFTSGEEASAAISGMDGKDLHGRIVRVNYATDRTGGFRGGGGYGGGGSGYGGSGGGYSGGGGYGGNTGGYGSVGGSFGGYGGGSGGENYPTAGGTGGSSSSYVSGASGNNFGSSGGFYSDNATTQSNSNFSGRDGSYGNNNQDDLLEDNFKDADDEPEDYAKRG, encoded by the exons ATGGCTCTTGCCAGTAAACTTGGAAATCTTCTAAAGCAAGCTGTAACTTCCAATCCATCTCTGTATCAAGCAATAAGATGCATGTCATCCTCAAAAGTCTTTGTGGGAG GGCTATCTTATGGCACTGATGATCAGAGTTTGAGAGAATCATTCACTGGTTTTGGTGAAGTTGTTGAAG CTAGAGTTATCGTGGATCGTGATACTGGTAGGTCTAGAGGTTTTGGCTTCGTGACTTTCACTTCAGGCGAAGAGGCATCTGCTGCCATTAGTGGCATGGATGGGAAG GATCTTCATGGCAGGATAGTAAGAGTTAACTATGCTACTGATAGGACTGGTGGTTTTCGTGGTGGTGGTGGCTATGGTGGCGGTGGCAGTGGCTAtggtggcagcggtggtggctataGTGGTGGAGGGGGTTATGGAGGTAATACCGGAGGCTATGGAAGTGTCGGAGGAAGCTTTGGAGGTTATGGTGGCGGCAGTGGTGGTGAGAATTACCCTACTGCTGGGGGCactggcggcagcagcagcagctatgtCAGTGGTGCCTCAGGTAATAACTTTGGCAGCAGTGGTGGCTTCTACAGCGATAATGCCACCACCCAATCCAACAGCAATTTCAGTGGCAGAGATGGCTCCTATGGTAACAACAATCAGGATGATCTCTTGGAAGACAATTTTAAGGATGCCGACGATGAACCTGAGGACTATGCCAAGCGAGGGTGA
- the LOC135592621 gene encoding respiratory burst oxidase homolog protein F-like isoform X1 produces MVALQESHSIFVKEDGGSLFWNADTAPTTPLSPVNSERMEILVHSNSTPLHLQTRVNTWSSPISHSSEADEELSPTLQVHVNCQNEPHCARFSSPYSLLSPVQSPPVDIKLNFKASPSCPRSNLDIQRSCFSPFLFVGASPSAPIEPQENGQTRLLPVHANETEFVEQDENGRLWWTEVDELHDERSMFSGICGDLETSSFLVLPSLLFADSMGSHGAASDLTQPMGGRSPRLHLSTEPCLLPQIRFALETNGSNLQGEITVEEIEKAIMSSALMNKISLSHEEAEECAQLIVEELDAGHGAFESLKQEDNLAKTSAHTGWSPSRPTSSSGGLTMSRIDLFLRTHWRRAWVVLLWLAACMALFAWKFVQYRHRLAFDVMGYCLCTAKGAAETLKLNMALVLLPVCRNTMTWLRRSRRINSVVPFNDTINFHKLVAGGIVIGIILHGGTHLTCDFPRIANADRLVFRQTIAYCFQYRQPSYVQIVLTTEGATGIAMVVLMIVAFLLATRPSRRSPASLPRPIGRWAGFNAFWYSHHLLILVYVLLVIHSMFLFLTHDVTEKTTWMYIAIPVLIYAGERMFRTIRSEIYNVEVVKATIYPGKVLSLKLMKPAGFTFRSGMHIYVQCPEISRFEWHPFSLTSAPGDDHLGLHIRSLGDWSCQIYSLFQEALLSGKPDLPHVSIDGPYGAASQDHAKYKIILLVGLGIGATPFISILKDIANGLRRPPPPEDNVGDANGRRTGSGPEKAYFYWVTREQGSFEWFRDIMKEVSVLNKKQGLIEMHNYLTSVFEEGDKRSALVRAVQALHFMKSGVDIISKTPVRTKFARPNWSRVLSRLAGRHGGKRIGVFYCGPAALGRDLERLCHEMSIKTSTRFVFHKEHY; encoded by the exons atggTAGCACTCCAAGAGTCTCATTCGATCTTCGTGAAAGAAGACGGTGGTTCTTTGTTCTGGAATGCTGATACTGCTCCTACCACACCCTTGAGTCCTGTGAATTCTGAAAGGATGGAGATACTGGTTCACTCCAACAGCACTCCGCTGCATCTCCAAACCAGAGTTAACACCTGGTCTTCTCCAATCTCTCACTCCTCGGAGGCTGATGAGGAACTTTCTCCCACTCTTCAAGTGCATGTCAATTGCCAGAATGAGCCACATTGCGCTCGCTTCTCTTCTCCTTACAGCCTGCTCTCTCCAGTCCAAAGTCCGCCCGTGGATATCAAGCTCAACTTCAAAGCTAGTCCTTCCTGTCCTCGGAGCAACCTCGACATCCAACGCTCTTGCTTCTCTCCATTTCTCTTTGTCGGTGCCAGCCCCTCTGCTCCAATTGAGCCACAGGAGAATGGGCAGACGAGGCTGCTACCGGTCCATGCAAACGAGACAGAGTTCGTCGAACAGGACGAGAACGGAAGGTTGTGGTGGACGGAAGTGGACGAGCTGCATGATGAACGCAGTATGTTTTCTGGGATCTGTGGTGATCTTGAAACTTCATCGTTCCTTGTTCTTCCATCTCTTCTCTTTGCAGATAGTATGGGAAGTCATGGAGCTGCAAGCGATCTCACGCAACCAATGGGCGGGAGAAGTCCCAGGCTCCACCTTTCCACCGAACCCTGTCTCCTTCCTCAGATTAGATTCGCCCTCGAAAC GAACGGGAGCAACCTGCAAGGGGAGATCACAGTAGAGGAGATCGAGAAG GCAATCATGTCGAGCGCACTGATGAACAAGATCTCCTTGTCCCACGAAGAGGCGGAAGAGTGTGCGCAGCTGATCGTCGAAGAGCTTGACGCCGGCCATGGAGCTTTCGAG TCGCTTAAACAAGAAGACAACTTGGCCAAGACTTCCGCGCACACAGGCTGGTCGCCATCGAGGCCGACGAGCTCTTCCGGCGGCCTGACCATGTCGCGGATCGACCTCTTCCTCCGAACGCACTGGAGAAGAGCTTGGGTGGTTCTGCTCTGGCTCGCCGCCTGCATGGCGCTGTTCGCTTGGAAATTCGTGCAGTACCGCCACCGGCTGGCCTTTGACGTCATGGGGTACTGCTTGTGCACCGCCAAGGGCGCTGCCGAGACGCTCAAGCTCAACATGGCCCTCGTTCTCCTCCCCGTGTGCCGTAACACCATGACGTGGCTTCGCAGAAGTCGTCGGATCAACTCGGTCGTACCTTTCAATGACACCATCAATTTCCACAAG CTGGTTGCAGGTGGGATAGTGATCGGCATCATCCTCCATGGCGGCACACACCTCACCTGTGACTTCCCTAGGATTGCCAACGCCGACAGATTGGTCTTCCGGCAAACCATCGCCTACTGCTTCCAGTATCGCCAGCCATCCTACGTGCAGATCGTGCTCACGACCGAGGGCGCCACCGGGATCGCCATGGTGGTCCTCATGATCGTTGCGTTCTTGCTCGCGACACGGCCATCGAGAAGGAGCCCGGCGTCGTTGCCGAGGCCGATCGGCCGGTGGGCGGGCTTCAATGCCTTCTGGTACTCGCACCACCTGTTGATCCTGGTCTACGTGCTGCTCGTAATACACTCCATGTTCCTGTTTCTGACACACGATGTGACCGAGAAGACG ACATGGATGTATATTGCGATCCCGGTCCTAATCTACGCCGGGGAGCGAATGTTTCGGACGATAAGATCAGAGATCTACAATGTCGAAGTCGTAAAA GCAACAATCTACCCCGGCAAGGTGTTGTCTTTGAAGCTGATGAAGCCTGCAGGATTCACATTTCGCAGTGGCATGCACATATATGTTCAGTGCCCTGAGATTTCCAGATTTGAATG GCATCCATTTTCTCTTACCTCTGCACCAGGAGATGATCATTTGGGCTTGCACATAAGATCGCTTGGAGACTGGAGCTGCCAAATCTACAGCCTTTTCCAAGAG GCATTGCTCTCCGGTAAGCCGGATCTGCCACACGTATCCATTGATGGCCCCTACGGCGCAGCTTCTCAGGACCACGCAAAGTACAAGATCatcttgctcgtcgggctcggcaTCGGCGCGACGCCATTCATCAGCATCCTCAAAGACATCGCCAATGGTCTGCGCAGGCCGCCGCCGCCAGAAGACAAT GTGGGAGATGCCAATGGTCGAAGGACCGGGAGCGGCCCCGAGAAAGCTTACTTCTACTGGGTCACGAGAGAGCAGGGCTCCTTCGAGTGGTTCAGGGACATCATGAAGGAGGTCTCAGTGTTGAACAAGAAGCAG GGGCTGATAGAAATGCACAACTACCTGACGAGTGTGTTCGAGGAAGGGGATAAGAGATCGGCGCTGGTGAGAGCAGTACAAGCCCTCCATTTCATGAAGAGTGGCGTAGACATCATCTCCAAGACGCCG GTGAGGACGAAGTTTGCCAGGCCAAATTGGTCCAGGGTCCTCTCTAGATTGGCTGGTAGACATGGAGGAAAGAGGATAG GGGTTTTCTACTGTGGACCAGCAGCTCTGGGAAGAGACTTGGAAAGATTGTGTCATGAGATGAGCATCAAGACCTCCACCAGATTTGTGTTCCACAAGGAACATTATTAG